A genomic stretch from Sphingobacterium sp. ML3W includes:
- a CDS encoding MFS transporter has product MINTTSKRYAWLIVILLWVVAFLNYFDRLLMTSMRDPILSEFKLNDAQFGLLTAVFLWCYGIVSPFGGYMADRYSRKKVILFSVFVWSAVTLWTGYARSFPELLLTRVLMGVSEACYIPAALALISDYHSGRTRSLATGLHMCGLYTGMAMGGLGGYIAEYWGWRQGFHVFGLFGVVYALLLVYTLRDRTVPTAPNEPLPEQVGKVQLKAILHSLFRLPSFYVIMVYFAVLGMANWLINGWLPTFLKEQFSLDLGEAGISATGYMQIGSFAGVIIGGLLADRWQRRNKRARLYVIVLGFVIGAPFLFFMAWTNVFAWAILAMLIFGLARGFNDANLMPLLRQVADSRYSATAYGFLNFLSTIVGGLMVYVGGALKDANVSLAITYQVVAIGLLLAALALLLVKVKNDTIQ; this is encoded by the coding sequence ATGATAAACACGACATCAAAACGTTATGCTTGGCTGATCGTCATCTTGCTGTGGGTGGTCGCCTTTTTAAACTATTTTGACCGCCTGCTGATGACTTCGATGCGGGATCCGATTCTCAGTGAATTTAAGTTGAACGATGCGCAGTTTGGCTTGCTCACCGCCGTCTTTTTATGGTGTTATGGCATTGTGAGTCCCTTTGGCGGCTATATGGCTGATCGCTACTCCCGCAAGAAAGTGATTCTTTTCTCGGTATTCGTCTGGTCTGCGGTTACGCTTTGGACAGGTTATGCGCGTTCCTTTCCCGAGTTGTTACTGACAAGGGTGTTGATGGGTGTCAGTGAGGCTTGCTATATTCCTGCCGCCCTGGCACTGATCAGCGATTACCATAGCGGCCGTACACGTTCCCTGGCTACGGGGCTGCATATGTGCGGATTGTATACTGGAATGGCCATGGGCGGTCTGGGCGGATATATCGCCGAATATTGGGGCTGGCGCCAGGGATTTCACGTCTTCGGCCTTTTTGGTGTTGTGTACGCACTGCTACTGGTTTATACTTTGCGCGACCGGACTGTTCCCACCGCTCCGAACGAACCGCTACCGGAGCAGGTCGGGAAGGTGCAGCTCAAAGCCATCCTGCATAGCTTATTTCGCCTGCCTTCCTTTTATGTCATTATGGTCTATTTTGCGGTGCTGGGCATGGCAAACTGGTTGATCAACGGCTGGCTGCCTACATTCCTGAAGGAGCAGTTCAGTCTGGATCTCGGCGAAGCGGGTATTTCGGCCACAGGTTATATGCAGATTGGATCTTTTGCCGGGGTAATTATAGGTGGACTACTGGCGGATCGCTGGCAACGCCGAAATAAACGGGCCCGGCTTTATGTCATTGTCCTCGGTTTTGTGATTGGCGCGCCATTTCTGTTTTTTATGGCCTGGACTAATGTTTTTGCCTGGGCAATCCTCGCCATGCTTATTTTTGGACTGGCGCGTGGTTTCAATGATGCCAACCTGATGCCGCTCTTGCGGCAGGTGGCCGACAGCCGCTACAGCGCCACGGCCTATGGCTTCCTGAATTTTTTGAGCACCATTGTCGGCGGACTGATGGTGTATGTCGGGGGTGCCCTGAAAGATGCCAATGTAAGCCTGGCAATAACCTATCAGGTCGTAGCAATCGGGCTGCTGCTGGCTGCGCTGGCACTGCTGTTGGTGAAAGTTAAAAATGATACGATACAATAA